A window of the Candidatus Firestonebacteria bacterium RIFOXYD2_FULL_39_29 genome harbors these coding sequences:
- a CDS encoding N-acylglucosamine 2-epimerase, producing the protein MKNFQNLSEFYLKQLLNDTIPFWEKYSLDKKYGGYFTCIDRNGRVYDTDKFMWLQGRQLWTFSMLYNRLEKRESWLNIAKSGADFILKHGRDKKGNWYFSLNQKGTPLTHPYNIFSDCFACMGLAQYSMAAGDKKAERVALETFYNILKKRGNPAGQYSKAYPGTRPLMSFAIPMILSNLVLELEPLLDEKLVERSIDDAIDNVMNIFYDKKTGLVFEYVSPDGSHSDSYKGRLINPGHTIEAMWFMMDLFERRNDQKNIEKACDIAMRTLKFGWDKEFGGIYYFMDVKGNPVEQLEWDQKLWWVHLEALITLIKGYRLTGRKDMLKWFEIIHNYSWKHFHDEKYGEWYGYLNRRGEVLLPLKGGKWKGCYHLPRAQLVISKELERLA; encoded by the coding sequence ATGAAAAACTTTCAAAATTTGTCAGAGTTCTACTTAAAGCAGCTTCTTAACGATACTATTCCTTTCTGGGAAAAGTACTCTCTTGATAAAAAATACGGAGGGTATTTCACTTGTATTGACCGTAATGGAAGAGTTTACGATACGGACAAATTCATGTGGCTCCAAGGCCGTCAGCTTTGGACGTTCTCAATGCTCTACAATCGCCTTGAAAAACGCGAAAGCTGGTTAAATATTGCAAAATCCGGAGCTGATTTTATACTAAAACACGGGAGAGACAAAAAAGGCAACTGGTATTTCTCCTTGAACCAAAAAGGAACACCTCTCACTCATCCTTACAATATATTCTCGGATTGCTTTGCTTGCATGGGACTGGCACAGTATTCAATGGCAGCCGGGGATAAGAAAGCTGAAAGGGTTGCTCTTGAGACGTTTTATAATATTTTAAAGAAACGGGGAAATCCGGCAGGACAATATTCAAAAGCTTACCCCGGCACAAGACCCCTTATGTCTTTTGCGATACCAATGATATTAAGCAATCTGGTGCTTGAACTTGAACCGTTACTTGATGAAAAACTTGTGGAAAGATCGATTGACGATGCCATAGACAATGTAATGAATATTTTTTATGACAAAAAAACAGGTCTGGTTTTTGAGTATGTTTCACCGGACGGTTCTCATTCAGACTCTTACAAAGGCCGCCTTATTAATCCCGGACATACGATTGAAGCAATGTGGTTTATGATGGACCTTTTCGAAAGAAGAAACGACCAAAAGAATATTGAAAAAGCCTGCGATATCGCGATGCGCACCCTGAAATTCGGCTGGGACAAAGAATTCGGCGGAATATATTATTTCATGGATGTAAAAGGAAACCCTGTAGAACAGCTTGAGTGGGACCAAAAACTCTGGTGGGTACACCTTGAAGCTCTGATAACATTAATCAAAGGTTACCGTCTTACCGGCAGAAAAGACATGCTAAAGTGGTTCGAAATAATCCACAACTACAGCTGGAAACACTTCCACGACGAAAAATACGGTGAATGGTACGGTTATTTAAACC